The Naumovozyma castellii chromosome 2, complete genome sequence TATCCACTTGTatcatcatcgtcttcATAATCATCCTCAGAAACGCCTGTTTCGTCATCAGAAACCTTCAATGGTTTACTACTACCATAAGAATGATGATTATGAGATGAAGATACAGTAGAGTTTTTGAAACCTTTTCTTATTGATTGGTCGTTATAAACAATTGATTCAGCGTTGGAAGTTGTATCACAATATCTTGCCCAAACCTCATCAATTGCTTGAACAATATAATCAAAGCAATGTTCCCTTGCAATTCTATCAGATTTAGGTACACAAGTTTTCCTTGAAGAACTAGAAAATGAACCAGTTCTAGAAATAGATTTGTCTTGATAGTTTAgtgtattattattgccGTTGAATTTATAATTTTCAGCAAAAGCAAAAGGAACATCGAAGTCAGTatcatcaacatcatcatcattattttgagAACATACCAGTTGGGAAAACAAATCTGAATAAGGTAAAAATTCGGAGACAGATgtgtttcttctcttcttattGACCAAATCAGTACCAACAGCTGATAATAGATCAGAAGAACAACGTTTTTGAGTTAAACCCATGATTCTTTGTgtataaatatattgaatgaGCAGCACAATAAAGGCGTCAATAGAATGAAATCAATCGAAAGAGTAGCGGTATAACACCTTAGTAGTTAAATAGTGTAGGTGAAGTATGCAGACGCTATGTTATGTCAGCTAACCCTAATGTATTGTTTTAGGTTTGAGATTCGttgttaatgatgatatcTACTAAGGTTTCCCTGAAcgaaaaagaaagagaaagtgGTAGTGAGAAATGAGAAAGTCGGACACACAACGAAAAACTAAATGCTTTTCTTACCCAGATGTGCAAATGCTCGCTTCTGATTGGCCGAGCGCCTAGATCTCGGCGCGGGTAACGGGCTTTTTTCTCACGAACGCGTGGCGCTTTCGGACAGGAAGGCGTTGAAAATAGAGGAACTGGGGGTTTCAAAGAGGAGGAGTGAACAACAAAACAACCGAAATGACAGCAATATTCCGAGGAAAGCAACCATTTTAATCATATCATTAGGAAGCTAGAAGCTTCAGCTACAAGACGATGTAATTTTTATATGAGAAATCAACCATTTAACATCATGTTTTGTATAATGAAATGTGACTCATTTTTGTGCCATAACACGTTATTCGCCACCAAACAGAGGGTTTCTCGAGGGCTGTCCGAGGCAAAAAGTAGGTCTTGGGGTATTAGGGCACAGCGCTTAGACGGAATAAACCCTATTGGGATTGTGGAAGGCGGTAAGGAATTGAATGAGGTAATGATAGCCAACAGTTGCAGAAAATAATACAAGTTTCTTATCAAtgttgaataaatttattgcAGAATGATCCTCAGCCTTCTATCTTTGTAATAGAAATTATTCACGGTGCCCTCTTTTGTACATTTGCttgattttcttgaatcatTCTTAGCTTCACTGGTGCAATATTCATCTAACCTTAATGTACATACAGACCTCCTAGGGCCTACGTTCacttattttcaaaatccaTTGACTTTAGTACCAACATATGCTGCAGTAGTAATCCGTGTACATGTTTCCTTATGGTAGTTGTCATTGAGAGGAGTGTTGGAAGAAGGTAAGTTCATTGCGGaatttttctctttcattttttattcCCCGACGATCCAACAGAGAAGGTCGTTAAAGGAATATCGGAGTACCGCCCATTAGTTTCGAAACCAATGAAGGCAAGCCTTAGAATATAAATCTAATCATCGAATGGATAAGTTAGCGCCATTCAGTTGCTTACcagaaattaaataatgacaGGTTTAGAAGATAATGTGCTTAATGCATTGGAGTCCATTTGTAACATCTTTGATAATgtttatttcttcaaaagcATAGGAGTATTgagtgaaaaaaatatcctATATAGAACATTGAATAAAGGTGATTTTGGATCTAAACTTTGGTTCTTAACATTACTcttatcttcaaagaaacTAATAACTAGGCTAACAAAGTCACTCAAAATAAGAGCCAAAatcaagaaggaaattgacGAATCCCCAAAGGAGAATGATGAAGACAAGAGTTTAGTGAACAGTTTATTAAGAGAGAAATTAGAACTTAGTTTGGCGAAATGTATGGATATAATTAGGAACAACGTACTAGAACTGCTTCAAACCATGATGTATCTTTCAATCGCCTTTATCAATGTATTTAAGGTTAAAGTTCCTCAAAAATGGAAGCATCTGCTTGAACAACtatcaaatattataaCAATAATCAGAGTGTTTATATCAGGCTACTCAAGtctataatatattaacaatttaaataaaaatagaGTTTTTTTTGATTATGCGATTGATAATTAATTATGTAAACCTAATTCCTTTAAGAATGCGTCATTCGTTGGTTCTCTTCCAAGGAATTCTTTTAGTTTATCCGCGATTTCATATAACCCACCATTTGCTAGGACAATATCTCTATACTGAACACCAGCTTGTGAATTCAATGGATCAGAGGCAAATTTGGTATAATACATGTCTGCAGCAAATACTTCAGCCCACATATAACCATAATAACCAGCTGAATAAGAATCAGACATGATATGGCCAAATGAATCATAACCCTTTGTTAATTCGTTTCCATTTTCTACCAAACAAATCTTTTCCCTTAGTTCATTCCACAACTTCAGTAgattcaaatcttcaacATTTTTAGTTGTGTGAACGGTCATATCGAAAAGACCAAAATGTAATTGTCTTAATGCAAAAAGTGCCCCATTAACATGTTTTGTGGCAATTAAGGAATCCAATAAGTcttctgaaattttttcacCAGTCTGATAATGGCCGGATAGAGATAGTAACTCATTTTTATTCCAAGTCCAAAATTCTAACATTTGAGATGGAGCCTCCACAAAATCCCATGGTGTGGCACCAGGGCCATTGAATCTAGCACATTTGTTCTTACCTACTAAATCATGGATACCATGTCCAAGTTCATGGAAGAATGTGGTAATTTCATTATGTTTCAATAGTGATGGCTTTTTATctgttgattttgaaaaattgcAAACTAACGCGGTCACGGGGAAAGACCTGTCACCATCTTGTGTAATgtatgatgaagaaataccAAAGTTAGCTGCATGACTATATTTACCATCTCTTGGATgtaaatcaaaataaatccatccaataaattctggattcttttcatcatccatttTCCAAACAGCCAACTGTTTTACATCTTCATGCCAAACATCTTTAATCTTAGGATTAGTTTCATCAACAAactttaatttcaataacgTTTCATAAATTCCTAACATCCCCTTAATTGTTGATTCCAACGGATAATATTCTGAAATTTGTTCTAAATCGACATTATAATTGtctttcaagaatttgTTATCGTAGTATCTATGGTCCCATATATAGTAATGGTCATCATATGCCAACCCCAATTCTTCACAatcctttttctttaagGTTTTTAgagtttcaatttccttttgtCCTAGTGGCTTCAATTTATCCTTCAAATTGTTAACAAAATCGAAAACAGTTTCTTGATTCTTGGCCATCTTAATGTCCAAGTTATAGTTTGCGTAAGTGGAATAGCCTAACAACTGTGCCAGTTGGTTTCTTAGCTTCAATGTTTCAACAAAGAGAGCTTCATTCTGTGGAACTTTATTTTGATCAGAAATGTAAGCTAATTTACGGGTCTTTGGAACTTGAGCAGTTTTCAAGACGGGGAAAATATCAGGATACTTGAAAGTAACTTTGTACTTCTCTTCATTTGTCTTAGGAtcaacaaatttttcaaattgttccATAACTGACTCAGAAACACctttcaattgttctttaGTAAATGAAACATATTCCTTTTGTTCACCAAGATTTTTAGAATAATTCAATGAGTTAGAAgcaattttctttttaatatCCTTCACTTGATTTCTCTTCTCCTCAGGTAAATTCAACCCATTACGAACATAATCCTTGTGaactttttcaataaatttatacgtttcaaaatctttagatttcaaatcgtcatcatctttaacttgattccaaattttatcaaattgTTGGAAAAGATCAAGTCTCATGGAAGCTTCAATGGAAAAATCTTGTAATAATTCGGTGGCTTCCACAGATGCATCCCTAATTAACTTATCAGCCGAAACGTGCTGCAAAAACGTCAATTGGTTAACAATCAAGccttcatcattttcataatGCATATAAGGCTTAACAAGAGATTCAACGGAAGGTTCCTCAATGGCTGCCAATGAATCATATAGATTTGTAGCATTATCTATAACTTCTTTAGTCTTTGCCAAAATGGATTCTGGGGACCATTTCCATGTAGGTGCTGTTCCCGTTGGAGCAACCAAAAGTTTGTTATTAGTTGGCAATGTCATGTAGAAGCTTTTTCTTGTCAGTATGAAAGCAGTAGCGGGGAGAACAATTGCTGAGATCAGTAATTTCTTATTTGCGATTCTGGTGCTAGAATAACGAGACAATCCAATTCTCCAGAGCATCAAATTACGGTCCTTGTTTGCCACCGAATGGATTGTGTCCCACCAAGCCTGTCgagaatttcaaatgtgCAAGGTGTTCCCTAACAATCACCAACTGCGGGTAACGGACCCCTTATATGAAGCGGAAACCGTTATTTGCATTTAGTTGATCCATGAACCAATCATTGTACTATTGATGGTCCTCTTTGCACAGCCAGAGCGTTTACTATTAATACACAGCTATCACAATAGGAGCAATGTCAACAGATAATAACCCAAACCAATCCACCCCTACAAGTACTGCCGTGACACCTACGATCGACCGTTCCATACTAAATGACAAATGGGACGTTGTGCTTTCCAATATGTTGGTGAAAGTAGGTCTGGGATTTAGTGTGGGTGTCGTAGCATCagtcatatttttcaaacgTCGTACTTTCCCCGTCTGGTTGGGTATAGGCTTCGGTGTCGGGAGAGGTTATGCTGAGGGGGACGCCATATTCCGTTCTCCTGCTGGATTAAGAACTGCCAAAGTTTGAAAGGATGTATAAACGTCTTTCATTTTGTCTTCAATAAATGTAAATATATCTATACCTATACATATTCTAAGAGTCAAACAAAATCTACTTATAATAATTGATTATAGCGATTTTATAAATCAAAGATCCCATTAGAAAGTAAATCCTGATAtcatttcaatttgtttctcTATACTATCATCTGTAGCCTTTTGTTCAGCTCTGATCTTATTTCTAATCTCTTTATCTTTTTTCTGGTCCTGTAGTAAGCTTCTCGCATGTAATATGGATTTTAGGGGCTCTGGCTTCTTTgacaaattcttcttcttttgtaaaTCTAAGACATTCATCGGCAGCAAATTCTCCTTTTTATTCAGTTTTTCTACCTGATGTTTAGCCTTCTTCCTATCAGAAAACGATATACTgttcttattctttttgaCCTGATTTTTGCCAGTTTTATTTCGGTTATTCGTTGCCGCCTTAGTTTTTGTTGAATGTGATCTTGCCATTGTTTGGTGAATTTGCTTATGAGGAATGGAGGGGTTAGGTTTGTGATGACTAGGTTTGCTACGAATCTTTAATGTTCTTCGATGAGCATacaactttttttttcatttttcttcgCCTTAgcaaaagagaaaattaagaaaaatggCACAtagaaaattttccaacTGTTCATCGATGACTTCTTAGAAATAATTCGCAAGATAACGACAATACTAGAGTGATAATGGTTTCTACACATAATAGAGATAAACCTTGGGATACTCCAGACGTGGATAAATGGCATATTGAGGAGTTTAAACCTGAAGATAATGCATCAGGTTTGCCATTTGCAGAAGAATCTAGTTTTATGACTTTATTCCCCAAATACAGAGAAacatatttgaaatctgtATGGAATGATGTCACCAGAGCATTAAATAAACACAACTTGGGATGTGTGCTGGATTTAGTGGAAGGTTCCATGACGGTAAAGACTACAAGAAAAACTTTTGATCCAGCTATCATCTTAAAGGCTCgtgatttaattaaattattggCAAGATCTGTTCCATTTCCTCAAGCTGTGAAGATTCTACAGGATGATATGGCTTGTGATGTTATTAAGATAGGGAACTTTGTGACcaataaagaaagattCGTAAAGAGAAGACAACGTCTGGTCGGACCCAATGGTAATACGTTGAAGGCATTGGAGTTATTGACAAAGTGTTATATATTAGTACAAGGTAACACTGTGAGTGTAATGGGACCATTTCAAGGTTTGAAGGAAGTGCGCCGTGTTGTTGAAGATTGTATGAAGAATGTGCATCCAATTTATCACATAAAAGAATTAATGATTAAGAGAGAGTTAGCAAAGAAGCCAGAATTAGCCAATGAAGATTGGTCAAGATTTTTGCCTATGTTTAAGAAGAGAAATGTTGCCAGAAAGAAGCCAAAGAAGGTtagaaaggaaaagaaaatatatacTCCATTCCCACCTGCTCAGTTACCTAGAAAGgttgatttggaaattgaGAGTGGTGAATATTTCTTGAGTAAGAGAGAGAAGGAGATGAAGAAGCTGCATGAACGTAGAGAACAACAGGCTGAGAAACAAGCTGAAAAGGAAGTCGAAAGAAATAAGAACTATATTGCCCCTGAAGAGGAAACCTACAAGAGctctttgaagaaggagcataaaaagagaaaatCTGAATCTGAGGAATAAGTCACTTCTACACCACTATagataattcattattagaaaCACTGTATATTTATTACTAAATAACCAAATTAATCAGGAAGAAAACTGACGCGTAAATCTGTTAACGCGTGGATAGatatgaaaatattgaaacattCAAAACTTTTCAGATTACTGCATATAAGTTAACAAAGCAATCTCTGTTATATATGAATTGAACCCCCCTATCTGGAATAAGAAAGACGCAAAGCATGGAGAGTATATTTGAAGAGTTCAGTTTACcaaaaaaacaaagaaaGACTACATATAAGAAAATACATGAGGAACCAAACAATGATGAGGAAGCACTGACTGAAGCAGTGGATGTTATGGCACCACCAGTTATTGGAAATGGATTCATTTTTGGCAATGCTCTCATAGATAAAATTAGGAATCGATTAGATGGtaaggaaaataaagagGATACACCTGTTCCAACCCAAACGCAAATGATTGATAATTTATACAAAGACGCTGAGGAGTTGGAAGAAGAGACAATTGAATATGAGAAAGAAgcaataaataaagaacaagaagtaGTACAAACCCAACTTATTGCgaaggaaaaggaagaaattgaGAACATAAAAAATCCATCTGACGCATATCTTCAGGAAACGCAACCAATTGAGGAAAAATCGTTTCTTTTGGGAACAAATAAAGAACTAGAAACACAAGAAACCCAGGTAATCAATCCTGTCTTAAGCGAATCCCAACCTAGTGAAAATAGGTCATCTAATGAGAAAATCCCTTTCACATTCACCCAAAAAATCCAAGATTTTGTTGAAACAGTTGAAAACTATAGTACAGATCTCTCTTTGTCTAAAGATGAAACTATTACCATAAATCTACCGAATCATGCTACTGATAATTCCACAAGTAAAAGAGCCCACAGAATTAGCCAGGAACTTCAGCGAACAATGACGGATATGGATACCCAAGtcattaataatacaaatCTTGATGTTATTGAAGCCACAATGGCTGATTtaccaaatttaaatgaaCCACAATCAACTGTTGCAGATATACCCTCTACTGGTTTGAAAATTCATGAAATTCagaaagaattagaaaggGAAAGAAATTCTAAGGAACTGAAAGAATACAAAAAACCGTCTAAAGAAATAAAGGTTATTCCAATTAAATTTAGTAAAACATCATTACTAGATGGATTCGATAACTCTTCATCTGATGATGAGTTAGAAGTACAGAAAGATATGAAAATAACTCGAACCAAAGAAAAACCTGAAAGTTCGATAAAACCAAAAATTAAACCTAAAAAACTAACTGGTTTAAACACCTatgaaaacaaattgaaaaaaaagcTTCTTGAGAAAAAACACATTCAATTAGACTCAGATAGTGATAATGACAGTGACATAGCGAAAAGGTTTCCTATTTCTCGAACCTCAAAGGCCACGctattaaatttaaaggCAAGATTATCAAAAAAGAAACCAGTCAAGTCAAATAAATCAACTAATACTAGTCTTGATGttcttttccaaaactTGAAACAGGCAAGTAGAAAACAAATCTTAGATCATCAAAGAGAACTAGTTGAAAATAGAGGATTTAAAttagaagatattgaaaaagaaaaggaaattgtagaaaatttattagaagaggaaattaaaagaaataaaagaattCGGATGCGTGAGAAGCAGAAAGAAAAGTCTTTAAGTGAAAACGAAGATgctgattttgatttaagTGCCAACGAATTAGAAGATGAGGAGGAGGATGGGGTGAATGATTCAGACAATATTGCGAATTCTCAAATAAGcgatgaagaggatgaagacAGTGATTCTGTTTTGGATAATGGAAATCATGTTGccgatgaagaaggtgaCGCGAACCGCGAAGCGGACAATTCAAGCATCTCGAgcaaaaatgaaatttctgatgaggatgaagattCCATCTTTCAATTAACAAGAAAGGAAAAGCATCCTGTTAGAATAATACAAGAATCTGATGATGAgaatgaaataaataaaatcaaCACCATCGATCTCGGTGTTTATGGTGGTAATCTGGATAATCCAAATCCGTTATCATCTCAAACTGAACCTAATGAggacgatgaagatgaaaaatccACCTATGAGAATAAAGAGATAACAGAAGAGGAACGCCATGCTTTGATCCTTGCtgagaaaaaaagaatCCAATTAATAGAGAAAAAGAATGCTGCAAGAACTaaagaaatgaagaaaaagggTGTTAATAAACTATTTGAAATGGAAGCTGAAGAATCCGAAGATGAATGGCATGGTATTGGTGGTGCAGATGGAGAAGTATCAGATGAATATGATTCGGAGGTGGAGAAAATGATTGATGATTACTCTAAGTCAAATTTCAATCCTGATGAGATACGTCAGATGTTAGCACTGGAGAATAAGGAAATGGATCTAAACATGATTACAAAGATATTATATGATATAAAGAACGGAGGGTTCCgcaagagaagaagaggaggGCTAGACCTTGAATTgagtgatgatgatgaagacgatgaGGAGTTAAGAGAATAtcataaaagaaaaagagagttaatgaaaaagaGAATGTTAGAAATTGGTGACGATAAGAAACTAATAAAGAACCCCAAATCCAAAGCATTCTTTGAAAGTATGGTAGAGGATattgttgatgaaaaaaatgccTTTGGGGATATTGAATCCATTGAGAAATCTAGTACTGAATTAGACACTcaggaagaaaaagagCAAGATGTAACACCTGGGGTGgataagaaaaagaatgtGATATCTGAAGAGTTTGTTCAAAAGACGCTATCATTTTTAAGAAGTGGCCGTGACTTAGAGGAGTTCAATATTGAAGAGGATCTTGCCAAGGAACAACATGGTGAAAACGTAGAAGACctattttcattaaaacaGAGAAGCACCATCAAAGAGTTCCGAAATCCAAGTCAGACTAACACCATTGacttaataaataatgtgGAGAATGTTGAGTCATCTCCCTTGGGAGGATTCAAGCCACCGTCGGTTATTAAATCCTTTAGTTCCAGGACGGATATTAATgagaaatttaaagatgGGAACAAAACTGTTACAATATCTAAAGTCTACAAGACAGTTGGTAGTTCCAAGGCGTCCATTACATATTTAGGAAAGAGTAGAAAATTGATGCCGCccaagaaaaataagaacCGGGAAAAAATAGGAAGCAAAATAAAGCCTACTAGAAGCagtttattttcatcacATGATGAAAGTTTCGAAAACTCTTAATTTGGGCTGTCACATTgttaattgaatataatatatatttatatacatataaAGTTATATTTTGACCTAGGCACTAGAATATGAAAATTATTATGCAAATATTTAGTCGGTTATAGTAATAATTCAGTATTCAATGCATCATTTAAGTCCTCTAAATGTAGAGAATCGTCAAAAACAGGTTCCCTTATGGATGCTGAACTTGGAATATCATTTGgattaaatttatttgacattgaagaattcgTTGGGTATAGTTGAGTGGTCGTTGTTCCAATCTCCGATGTCActgaattaaatttattaaaaaaattccaCTTgccaaataatgaattgcTGTTGGGTTTAGGTTTTTGCTGATGTAAACGGTTAGGTTGTggtttattaatgaaagatgATAAGAGGTCCTTTGACGTTGCATTTGGTCTCATTCtagaaaaaattggattTGAATTAACAGCCACGCTTTGCATAGAAGGTTGTCTAACGGAGCTATACGGTAGAATTTGATTTGGTTGCCTTGATTGGGTAGGTTTTCTAAATGACAATATACTTTCATGAGAATTGTACCTTCGAAGTAAAGGTGTATCTGCACCTCTAATAGGTGTACCATGAGATATCACTGTTGCCTGATCCGAATCCGAATATTGATTATAAAATTCATTGCCATCTTCATTGGCTATAAGgtcatcatcaaatatattaatggaAAGCCGTTGCCTTGAATTTAACAGCTTACTAAAGTCTGAATGATTTTTAAATGTGGAACGTTTTAAGACATCCATTGATTTGGTATTTcttaatgattttgaattttcatGCAGAGACTCCATAGATCTGGAGtgtgaaattgaagagttGCTTTCGTCTTCATTAAAGGACACTTTTTTATCTAAAGAAGTTTGCTGGTGTAAATGAGAGTGTGTATTACTTCTAGAAATAATTCGTAACGGTTTTGGTTTGAACGACTCAATGCTGCTTTTTGTTGAGGTACTCCTTGAAGATGCTGTCGAAGGGTTTCGCACTGTAGACAATTCACTCAATTTCTGTGtaatatcttgaaattcGTGAACCAGATCTtgtatatatttttgttcaTCTACCGAGTTATTGCTTTCTAGTTGTTGATTTCTAATGCCtgtatttttcttatttacTAAGGTGTCCCTGATGAACTCGACACGGACCTGCAGTGAGTTCAACTGTGCCATATATGTATTGTACTGTTCTAGGAATTGCGGTAGAGTGCCTCTAATATCCATATTTGTATTAGTATCACCAccttgttcttgttcttcttctccttccATCAGCTCCTGAAGTCTCCTTTGCCTTTGAATCCAAACGTCCAATTGTAAGATTGCTTCCTGGGAACGGACCAATAGCCTTTCGCTAATATCCTGCAGTAATGACATTGCTTACAAGGTGTTCTTGTTTGCCCTAACCCTATGTGATCCAAGTCTGTAATCTTTCAGCTGTTTCGATTGTTGTTATCAACCCATTGTTGACATTtcagaatttttcattatctttgGAGATGAAGCGATGAACAAAAAAGGCCGCTTAGCGGTGGAGATGTATTTCCACTATGGTGGAATTTAATCTCCACTAGCATAGTATCATTATGGAAAGGTTATGAACTACAATGTCGATGAACTTTTCATTGGTAAAGTATATAAGAAGGCCAAGGTCAAGATCAAGAATTGCAACGTCCgtatttattttccaacAGTGCTGTTTATCTTGTTGTCTCTTACAATATTAAGCTCATCGCTCAATTAAAAGACTAAGAAACTATATTATGTCTAT is a genomic window containing:
- the NCAS0B09050 gene encoding uncharacterized protein (ancestral locus Anc_1.10) is translated as MGLTQKRCSSDLLSAVGTDLVNKKRRNTSVSEFLPYSDLFSQLVCSQNNDDDVDDTDFDVPFAFAENYKFNGNNNTLNYQDKSISRTGSFSSSSRKTCVPKSDRIAREHCFDYIVQAIDEVWARYCDTTSNAESIVYNDQSIRKGFKNSTVSSSHNHHSYGSSKPLKVSDDETGVSEDDYEDDDDTSGYKSEATNLTEYETDCAECRPTVSTLPDSIKLQSLKLRLMKAKNDLEDYYDSDNYDSCIAFWRRWDMIKYSAVEVMEDDDDDDVVENAIEELEEGRCFRD
- the PRD1 gene encoding metalloendopeptidase (ancestral locus Anc_1.9), with product MLWRIGLSRYSSTRIANKKLLISAIVLPATAFILTRKSFYMTLPTNNKLLVAPTGTAPTWKWSPESILAKTKEVIDNATNLYDSLAAIEEPSVESLVKPYMHYENDEGLIVNQLTFLQHVSADKLIRDASVEATELLQDFSIEASMRLDLFQQFDKIWNQVKDDDDLKSKDFETYKFIEKVHKDYVRNGLNLPEEKRNQVKDIKKKIASNSLNYSKNLGEQKEYVSFTKEQLKGVSESVMEQFEKFVDPKTNEEKYKVTFKYPDIFPVLKTAQVPKTRKLAYISDQNKVPQNEALFVETLKLRNQLAQLLGYSTYANYNLDIKMAKNQETVFDFVNNLKDKLKPLGQKEIETLKTLKKKDCEELGLAYDDHYYIWDHRYYDNKFLKDNYNVDLEQISEYYPLESTIKGMLGIYETLLKLKFVDETNPKIKDVWHEDVKQLAVWKMDDEKNPEFIGWIYFDLHPRDGKYSHAANFGISSSYITQDGDRSFPVTALVCNFSKSTDKKPSLLKHNEITTFFHELGHGIHDLVGKNKCARFNGPGATPWDFVEAPSQMLEFWTWNKNELLSLSGHYQTGEKISEDLLDSLIATKHVNGALFALRQLHFGLFDMTVHTTKNVEDLNLLKLWNELREKICLVENGNELTKGYDSFGHIMSDSYSAGYYGYMWAEVFAADMYYTKFASDPLNSQAGVQYRDIVLANGGLYEIADKLKEFLGREPTNDAFLKELGLHN
- the MIC10 gene encoding Mic10p (ancestral locus Anc_1.8), which encodes MSTDNNPNQSTPTSTAVTPTIDRSILNDKWDVVLSNMLVKVGLGFSVGVVASVIFFKRRTFPVWLGIGFGVGRGYAEGDAIFRSPAGLRTAKV
- the ADF1 gene encoding Adf1p (ancestral locus Anc_1.7) — encoded protein: MARSHSTKTKAATNNRNKTGKNQVKKNKNSISFSDRKKAKHQVEKLNKKENLLPMNVLDLQKKKNLSKKPEPLKSILHARSLLQDQKKDKEIRNKIRAEQKATDDSIEKQIEMISGFTF
- the KRR1 gene encoding ribosome biosynthesis protein KRR1 (ancestral locus Anc_1.6) is translated as MVSTHNRDKPWDTPDVDKWHIEEFKPEDNASGLPFAEESSFMTLFPKYRETYLKSVWNDVTRALNKHNLGCVLDLVEGSMTVKTTRKTFDPAIILKARDLIKLLARSVPFPQAVKILQDDMACDVIKIGNFVTNKERFVKRRQRLVGPNGNTLKALELLTKCYILVQGNTVSVMGPFQGLKEVRRVVEDCMKNVHPIYHIKELMIKRELAKKPELANEDWSRFLPMFKKRNVARKKPKKVRKEKKIYTPFPPAQLPRKVDLEIESGEYFLSKREKEMKKLHERREQQAEKQAEKEVERNKNYIAPEEETYKSSLKKEHKKRKSESEE
- the MRC1 gene encoding chromatin-modulating protein MRC1 (ancestral locus Anc_1.5), with product MESIFEEFSLPKKQRKTTYKKIHEEPNNDEEALTEAVDVMAPPVIGNGFIFGNALIDKIRNRLDGKENKEDTPVPTQTQMIDNLYKDAEELEEETIEYEKEAINKEQEVVQTQLIAKEKEEIENIKNPSDAYLQETQPIEEKSFLLGTNKELETQETQVINPVLSESQPSENRSSNEKIPFTFTQKIQDFVETVENYSTDLSLSKDETITINLPNHATDNSTSKRAHRISQELQRTMTDMDTQVINNTNLDVIEATMADLPNLNEPQSTVADIPSTGLKIHEIQKELERERNSKELKEYKKPSKEIKVIPIKFSKTSLLDGFDNSSSDDELEVQKDMKITRTKEKPESSIKPKIKPKKLTGLNTYENKLKKKLLEKKHIQLDSDSDNDSDIAKRFPISRTSKATLLNLKARLSKKKPVKSNKSTNTSLDVLFQNLKQASRKQILDHQRELVENRGFKLEDIEKEKEIVENLLEEEIKRNKRIRMREKQKEKSLSENEDADFDLSANELEDEEEDGVNDSDNIANSQISDEEDEDSDSVLDNGNHVADEEGDANREADNSSISSKNEISDEDEDSIFQLTRKEKHPVRIIQESDDENEINKINTIDLGVYGGNLDNPNPLSSQTEPNEDDEDEKSTYENKEITEEERHALILAEKKRIQLIEKKNAARTKEMKKKGVNKLFEMEAEESEDEWHGIGGADGEVSDEYDSEVEKMIDDYSKSNFNPDEIRQMLALENKEMDLNMITKILYDIKNGGFRKRRRGGLDLELSDDDEDDEELREYHKRKRELMKKRMLEIGDDKKLIKNPKSKAFFESMVEDIVDEKNAFGDIESIEKSSTELDTQEEKEQDVTPGVDKKKNVISEEFVQKTLSFLRSGRDLEEFNIEEDLAKEQHGENVEDLFSLKQRSTIKEFRNPSQTNTIDLINNVENVESSPLGGFKPPSVIKSFSSRTDINEKFKDGNKTVTISKVYKTVGSSKASITYLGKSRKLMPPKKNKNREKIGSKIKPTRSSLFSSHDESFENS
- the VAC17 gene encoding Vac17p (ancestral locus Anc_1.4); amino-acid sequence: MSLLQDISERLLVRSQEAILQLDVWIQRQRRLQELMEGEEEQEQGGDTNTNMDIRGTLPQFLEQYNTYMAQLNSLQVRVEFIRDTLVNKKNTGIRNQQLESNNSVDEQKYIQDLVHEFQDITQKLSELSTVRNPSTASSRSTSTKSSIESFKPKPLRIISRSNTHSHLHQQTSLDKKVSFNEDESNSSISHSRSMESLHENSKSLRNTKSMDVLKRSTFKNHSDFSKLLNSRQRLSINIFDDDLIANEDGNEFYNQYSDSDQATVISHGTPIRGADTPLLRRYNSHESILSFRKPTQSRQPNQILPYSSVRQPSMQSVAVNSNPIFSRMRPNATSKDLLSSFINKPQPNRLHQQKPKPNSNSLFGKWNFFNKFNSVTSEIGTTTTQLYPTNSSMSNKFNPNDIPSSASIREPVFDDSLHLEDLNDALNTELLL